The following are encoded together in the Lactuca sativa cultivar Salinas chromosome 1, Lsat_Salinas_v11, whole genome shotgun sequence genome:
- the LOC111889603 gene encoding zinc finger BED domain-containing protein RICESLEEPER 2-like produces MQFVSETNLVSSMQGSTSNPIGVGDDNQPSQDAHEGINLNDEEIHPNGQNTSEDFGSVDELELKPKRQRTSSVWGEFVDVTLPDGKVKVECIHYKKRLAKVGSGITSTYKRHLVSCAKRKAYQKSQQMLNFQPIDVDMGYDKPPPLIGADTKYDPNKMRESIANWIMGTEQPFSVVENDLFVYMMKKANLLFQKTCRATIKEDCLKVYKHEMKKLKDLTSVASKISLTTDCWKSSHQKSIWSSLGTSLIRTGAFLNCKSFVLKLQKRVLSFVHVPPPRTGLNIADGIYKCLKEWEIEGKIFSISVDNASYNDRAVNTLKNNFNRVKKLPCGGRLFHVRCCAHILNLLVKDGLSNIDFVIEEVREAVKYINSSEARCQTFSNVAHQLQVHDRKLLLDVPTRWNSTYDMLSIALKFKDVFPRYAEYEPHFHHLPNEDEWKNVENVCEILKTFKVCTNVISGSDYPTSNLYLIEVYKVKETLDRVSQFKDDFIRKMAIKMKEKFDKYWGECHLLMAIASVLDPRFKMKLVQFSYPKLYPPNEATKNIKEVEKPEISVKEASTSSGGSSGRSNASMPNEGTPLESG; encoded by the exons ATGCAATTTGTAAGTGAAACAAATCTAGTTAGTTCAATGCAAGGTTCTACATCGAATCCAATAGGTGTTGGTGATGATAATCAACCCTCACAAGATGCACATGAAGGCATTAACCTCAATGACGAGGAGATCCATCCTAATGGTCAAAATACTAGTGAAGATTTTGGTTCTGTGGACGAGTTGGAATTAAAGCCTAAGCGACAAAGGACCTCCTCAGTATGGGGAGAATTTGTTGATGTGACTCTTCCTGATGGCAAGGTAAAAGTTGAATGTATTCATTACAAGAAGCGGTTGGCTAAAGTTGGATCAGGCATTACATCAACATATAAACGACACTTGGTAAGTTGTGCAAAACGTAAAGCTTACCAAAAATCTCAACAAATGCTTAATTTTCAGCCGATTGATGTGGATATGGGATATGATAAGCCTCCTCCCTTAATCGGAGCTGATACAAAGTATGATCCTAATAAGATGAGAGAATCAATTGCTAACTGGATAATGGGTACCGAGCAACCATTTTCAGTGGTGGAGAATGACTTATTTGTTTACATGATGAAAAAGGCTAATCTGTTGTTTCAAAAGACATGTAGGGCTACAATAAAGGAAGATTGTTTGAAGGTCTATAAGCATGAAATGAAAAAACTAAAAGATCTAACAAGTGTTGCTTCAAAAATTAGTTTGACCACTGATTGTTGGAAGTCTTCTCATCAGAAGAGTATATGGTCATCACTGGGCACTTCATTGATCAGAACTGGAG CCTTTTTGAATTGTAAGTCTTTTGTTCTCAAATTGCAGAAGCGAGTGCTAAGTTTTGTTCATGTACCTCCTCCTCGTACCGGGCTTAATATTGCAGATGGAATTTACAAGTGCTTGAAGGAATGGGAAATTGAGGGAAAGATCTTCTCTATCTCTGTGGATAATGCTTCATACAATGACAGGGCAGTTAATACGTTGAAAAACAACTTTAATAGAGTGAAGAAACTTCCATGTGGTGGTAGACTATTCCATGTAAGGTGTTGTGCACATATCCTAAATCTTTTGGTCAAAGATGGCCTTTCAAATATTGATTTTGTCATTGAAGAAGTCCGTGAAGCTGTGAAATATATTAATTCTTCTGAGGCAAGATGTCAAACATTTTCAAATGTTGCACACCAACTTCAAGTACATGATAGAAAATTATTGCTTGATGTCCCTACCAGGTGGAACTCCACCTATGACATGCTGTCCATAGCTCTCAAGTTTAAAGATGTTTTTCCAAG ATATGCAGAATATGAGCCTCATTTCCATCATTTGCCCAATGAGGATGAGTGGAAAAATGTGGAGAATGTGTGTGAAATATTAAAGACTTTTAAGGTGTGCACAAATGTTATCTCAGGGAGTGACTATCCTACATCAAATTTGTATCTTATTGAGGTTTACAAAGTGAAAGAAACATTGGATAGAGTTTCACAATTTAAAGATGATTTTATTCGTAAAATGGCAATTAAGATGAAAGAAAAGTTCGACAAGTATTGGGGGGAGTGTCACCTACTTATGGCCATTGCTTCTGTGTTAGATCCTAGGTTCAAGATGAAGCTGGTTCAGTTTAGCTATCCAAAGTTATATCCACCAAATGAAGCTACCAAGAACATTAAAGAAGTGGAGAAG cccgaaatctcag TTAAGGAAGCTTCAACTTCCTCCGGTGGATCTTCTGGAAGGAGCAATGCATCAATGCCTAATGAAGGCACGCCACTTGAATCAGGTTAG